The DNA window AACAGTGAGATCATCGACGTCGATGAAGGAGCAGAGTCATAGAATATACTTTTATATGAACTCATTCTGTAAACGACACATTGATTATTGTTGTTAATTGTTGATTGTCGTTCTTGATCTGCCTTATATGAATTGCTATCTTTGCACTTCTATTTTATTATGTGATGAACCTTGTAACTCTGGTTTTGAAAGGCACTATAGAAATAAactttatgatgatgatgatgatgatgcttgtccataaaaaaataagaaatactcATAATATCAAATGATTTCCATAGAAACTGTGACCTTTGTGATGTAAGTATTATGGCCATATTTAATTCATATTGCCGACACAATGACATGTAACTAGTTATATAGATATTTGATTTTATCTGCCATCTTTACACCTGGCCAGGGACCACAGATTACAATTAGCCTCTGGGCAAACTCAGTTTTCAGTGGCGTTATCAAATCCACTGtccctgaaaataaatgtaatcaaataaatattcttGATATTGTGTATACAGCCTTTTgtccattttgtgttttaattttctcttttatctaTGTTGTCTAATGAGGATTTTTAACCAAATGGTTCCTAATCTGCTGATATGTCTGATTCATTGTACTTATACATGAGTTTATATGAGATATATTTTTTCTGAAGTACTATATGTAAAACtatgttcattcatttactgTGCGCTGAGTGTAGCTATTGTGTCGCATAATTAGAATATTCATTGTTGTTACCTATTTCCTGTCATCTGCCATTTTTCAAGCCCCCGGAGGCATCCTTAGattcttattctttttttaatcacatcttcttttataaatgtgtaaatgagtAAAACTAGGCAGATCATTGTTGACATGTGTTTCtatgtaaattaaattaaagtaaatatcCGCTAATGGAAGATTGTCAAACATCCGAGCAGAGCTGGagataaaaatgtaaagcaaaGTCAGATGAGTCCAGATAGTTATATTTTTACTGTGCGGTTaataaattaacttttaaaagCAGAGGTCGGGTGCTGGGTTATTGCTGCTAATGTGTGACAGGAAACGTGCACTCACCAGTTTATAGGAGCAGTGTAAATCATGCATGTGTTTTATCTTGTGTAAATAAAACCACTGTTTGCACTGAGTCGACCTTAACTTAACATCTGCAGACCCGTCGCACTGTCGTTGCACTTTTCGGACAAACGGGGAATAATAGTCTGGACGGTGGAGTGAGAAGATTCAATAACTGTTCTTTGTGTCGCCTGCTAACTCATCGGGCTGAGGCGTCAAATTCGTCTGAGTTGGACTCTGGACCGATTAGCTCAGGGTCAcatcacatgcatgcacacacacacacacacacatcattatcatcatagGTGAATCATTAACGTGGCACCATAGCGATTCTACTTTCTGTGACGTGAATGCAAACAATCTGATATAATGTACCTGAAAACTCTTATCTTAAACAAACTTAGTAGTGTAATCTACAAGTAGGGTGAACCTGCTGATGCTTAAAGCCGCAGGACAGATTTCCAGAAGAGCCTCAGCAGACTTGCTTCTCAGCTGCTCACCTGTCTGGCCCTCTCTCTCGTGTAGGCCTCACTGTCTCCCTCCGTTTCTGTCTCTGAGTCCTCCCCCGAGTTCAGGGATGACACACCCGAGTGAGACGTGCACTCCGACACCCCCGCTCCCTTCCATAAACATTTGCTTTGGTCCAGATCTTGGAGGAAGGGGCAATCCGGGCTTCTGGAGGTGAGGTTGGCGTGAATATTCAGCCAATTCACAGACGTGGCCTGCAGCTGTCCGCTCCCTGTGTTAGAAGATCTTCCTGCGTCAGGGTCTGACGAGCCCTCATCAGACCCCATGGTGCTCCCCTCTCTGTTCGCTGGCAGGGTCGCTCTGTCCATGATTCCCCTTTCCCCCTCAGCTTCTGCCTGTTCCTCTGCCCTTTGAAAGATGGACACTGGCTCTTCTTCACAAGACTcccttgttttcttgttgtcttTAAGGTCCAGGACTAACCTCTGCTGCCCCTGTGACCTGGACATCACAGGGCCCCCAGCTGAGGCCCTGGGCAGGTAATGGTGCAATATTAACCCTGGTGACCTTTCACCCAGCCTTGTGCTTTCCCCTGAGGAGACAGCTTCGACACTGGATCTATCCGGAGAGCTGATCCCAGCGAAATGCTCcatttcttcctccatcttcattatATCGTCCAATGTCccctttcttttatttgtgtctttctcaTCCTCCCCGATTTCCACATCTCTTTTCTTGTCATGTATTTCAGTTTTCCGTCGCTCCTCAGCTCGGTTGTCCCTGAGTTTGGCAGgatttgtttgttcagtttcatttttactGTTCGTGCCGCTGGAGCAAGGTGAGCAGGACAGGCCACACTCATTCCTGATTGCTGCTGCTAGACTTTTCGCCACAACACAAGCATCCTTCCCACAAGCCAGCTGGAACTTGCGATACTTTGGAGATTGCATAAAACCATCATTCGCTCCCTTGGCTGCAGTATCGAGTGTGGCTGCACTATTCTGACTTCCTAGTTTGTTGCTCTCAGATTTCCTGCAGGGCCAAACCACCTCCTGCTGAGACGATGAGTCATCAACCGGTTTTACTTCTTTCTCATCCAACAACACGAcatcagagtctgtgcagctgtCTGTCTTTGACAACTGCCTCTTGTATTTCTTCTTGCAACAGGTCTTTCTAGGACAAGGGCCCTTGGTGCTGGAGAAGAACTTAGGGAGTAGGAAATCAAAGCACGCCTCGTCCAGGTCTCTGAAACCGAGGACGGAGGCTGAGGTGCGCATTTCTAAGACATTGTCTTTGCCAAAGAGGAGTTTGGACGTGTAGGCAAACTTCAGCAGGGGCTCAAAACCAGCAGCTGTCACCTGTCAGAGAGGACACATTACATTACAGTCTGTCCTTGATCTACTTGATTCACAGTCATGGATAGAAGCCGGTCATTTTATACAATACCGTCCAGATGTAAAAATAGAGCTATTAAACTATTAAATAAAGCCCAGCATTGTAGGGCTGCAACAGGTTCAGCTATACATACTTAACATGTGACCAggaaaattcattttttttattgtttcctttATTTAAAGAAGATCATGAACGAGTCCTCTGCTTAATCTCGTGAATGAGTTTTCTGAGACAAAAATAGTACAGGGCTTCAGAGATCAAAATGGCTTTCTTATTATagaaaaattcaaaatgttgaTTTAGGGCCTCTTGAAATCCGAACCTGTGGCTACGTCTCTGGCCTTGTTTACTTTgttattcatccatctatcttgCTGTGTGGAGACATGAGGTGGCGTCTCACCTCCTGTGGCAGAGTGATAACAGCTCCATGCTGTGTGAGGGAGGAGATCCTCTGCGTGAAGTACTCGCTGCAGGAGGCGAGCACCGAGCGGTGGGCCCTGAAGCTCTGACCCTCCACCACCACGGTCACATCACACAACACGTCCCGGCGACGCTGGTCATCCAGGCAGCGCAGCACATGGGAGGAATGCACCGTAGACTCAAAAGTAAACACAGACGCCCGGGGAGCAGACATGGCCTTTAGGGACATCTgtatgtacaaacacacacacgttcatatCACCACTAACTCTGTATCAGGACACATACTTAATGACATATACATGAAAATAGTGACAACAAAAAAACGTGCCTACCTTACACAGctgactttatttatatatatccaAATGGTGAAGAAAGTTCCAGCTGTTGAGCACACATGGTTATTTCTAAATGGAATGCCATCAAACCAGACTACGCTTCCCAGAGAGCCTCATCGCAACTCACTCACAAAGTAAAAACTGAGCTTGACTCAGTCATATGgcctgtgtgtgagaatgtaagagggagggaggaagtgtgtgtgtgtgtgtgtgtgtgtgtgtgtgtgtgtgtgtgtgtgtgtgttgcaacaGCTCTGGGTGGAACAGAGCAAACGCTGACTCATGCACTCCTGCTGATAAAGGATGAGCAAGCAAGTTTTCCCGTCCAGACCAATCCCACACTTGGATCTGGCGGGTGAAGTAACAAGGCGCttcccaggaaaaaaaaaaaaaaaaaaacttaccaCAAACACAATTCCAGAGATTTAAGGTGTGAATATTAACCCAGTGTTTAGAGAGGATCATGTTCTGTGAAAGTCTTTTAGATTCAGAAGAAAGGGGGATTTACTCAATGAACTGCAAAGGACAAGTTGtgtagaaatgaatgaaacagacCTGTTGCACAGAGAAGGAGACTAAGGGTTcttgtcatttcattttgtgagtTGTTGGCTTTACGGGAAGTTGTAAATCTTCCTGTGAGCTCCGGGCCACGTCCTCTTTGAAAGAGCATAAGAGCAGAGGTATGATAGGTGAACGGCCGTaaaagagcacaaacacaccctAACGTAATGGAAGATTCGTCCTCTCTGACTTTAAACATTTTGTGGCTTTTAAGGTGTCAGGTATGAAATATCTGTGAAGGGATGACGACATTAACACCGACAGGGAAAGTGCACGATAAAGACCCAGGCAGTAAAACACAGCAGATCATTGATACAAAGCACTAATATGGCCAATGTCACATGTTTTGGAACGAGGAAAAAGGAAGCCAAGCTGAAGCCCTTTTATCAGATGACTGTTTCATAATTCCAGAATGAGCTAATCtcctcatgtaaaaaaaacaaaaaacacacaatctagTTCCTTATTCCAAGTTAACGACACAACAtccccaaacacaacagcagcagtctggAGAAATGAAACTACAGTAAGGAACTGACGCTGgagttaaattaaaatgcattttattattaGTTGAGGGCGAAAAGCAACAGTGGATGTGTACTTCCCCTTCTACAGGTGAGTGAGACACACtacatggaaataaaatgtacaactCCTAACAATCAACAGTGCTGCCCCTCACAAATACACTACAATTCCCAGATCcctcattttacagttttaccatAACAAGAACCCGACAGGCGGATacggggggggggagaggggggggggcactccTTGGACCACAGCCAGACCTCAGGTAAGAGATCTGAGTCTCCTCAGGACCTGAGACAGATAGCACACAGATCTGGTCACTTTCACAGCAGCTGACATTATGAATTCACACCGTGAGACAACCAGCCGAGGTTCCCGCAACATCACATAATAAGAAAACAGTGCACTCAGAAAGACGGCCCTGTGTCACAGCTCGGTAGATTCACTCTAACACCTTCACACTGATGATGACAGTACATCTGCGGTTCAAACACATGACTCAGACATGGACAAACAAGGCATCTGTCTGTGTAATTAACTGATTCACAGACCACAGCCGTCGTCTAGAGCGAGCGCTACAGCCTGGGCCTTTATTTCTGGTTCTGGTTGGTTCCCTGGCCCCAGTGTGTCAGCTGGACGTCTCAGGTTCTGCAGAGGTCAGGGGTCACGAGGAGGAGTCGTGCCTCGTTCGGTCGGACAGGCAGAGCCTCTCCAGCTGCTGTGCGCGCTCGTTGTGGACAGTCACCAAGTTGCGGTTCTCCTCCGTCAGACGGCGGAACTCCTCCTCGAGACGGGCAATCTCCACGGCAACCTTCTCGTCCTCCACCAGCTCCGACAGCAACTTGCGCCTACGTGGACGAGCGAAACCGAGATTTGAGGAGCaggttaaacatttaaaatgtagagACATTCTTAGAAATTTACAGTTAACTGATTGTGTaacatttgtgtctttgttttctatttcaCAATGTGGTAATTGTCCCAGAATGCACTTGGCTGGAGTCTGGGAAACACTCATCACAGGTTTACTTCAGAGTAAAGGCAGATGGTCACACACGTTCATGAGGAAATTACATCTGTCATGTTTCTGGACTGTTGGAGGAAACACCAGAAAACGAAGAACTATGTGAAAACccctgtttgtttggttttaacaAATTTATGAAATAAGTCAGTGGGACATTTGGTGGTCGgagttaaataaagttttacatcCATGATGATCAGCGCAagctgtctgtttgttttcaggaaaAACCTGAATCATAACCATGTTGTGAAATGTAAAACAGCTGCAGCGTAGATGTGTGGTTCTCTGTGAGTACAGCTGTCGACAGATTTATCGTTCTCTAGgagaataaaaaccttttatgATTATGATTTAAGGGCCACAAAATATtctcgaccaatcacaaccaatcaatttattatattttacagacTTCTGTATAATTTAACTCACAGTAAATCACCGACAATTGACAGaatgaaaagataaattaaAGACCTAATTTTTTGATGGAATCTATGTGTCTTCATGTCCAGAATCTACACTCAGTTATTATAGATTTCCAACTACCCAATAAGAATAATTGAATCTGATTCGATATGTATAATCTTATTTATTATCTAATCGTAAACACAAAGACAGGTTGTGTAAGGTTTCATAATCGTTTTCAGCTGTAATTTAGAACAGCTTTTTTTAACCATGAGTTTTGAACTGTGGACACAGTGTGATTTAACGTGAGACTCATTTTCACGGAATTGTTTTTCATCCTCTTTTAGAAACAGCACGTGGGAAGAGATCAACCcaataaaatacttaaaaataaagaatttaccCCTAAATCTGATATAATactaatttattttcaaagtatTATCATACCAATggttcattttgtctttttttttttaaactgtgaagATCTGAAATAAGTtaacaacaaaataacacacCACCCACGAGTCACCCACATATCACCAATATGAAACCTCAAGCTCACTCAACTCTTTCACACCAAGTTTATTTCTTGTGTTAAAACGCTGAAAAACATTCAGTTCAATAGCCAAGTCTGAGATTTTGTTTCTATAAATACACTGAGGAGAGTTTTTCTAAACTCAATTATTCCACTTTGAccaactttttaaaacaaacctatctgtgttgttattgttgttggtgCAGTAACATTCAGTTTCATGACagattttatgaaaaatatatcattatGACTTGAAGTTTCTGATGAAGGCTGCATTGTTTTCATGATTGACTCTAAGCTGAGTGGATTTTGTCGGATTTCGTTTTGTCGTCCTTGCAACACATCATGTCTGaaatgtcaggttttttttctgtgtgttctcTTCCTCATAAAATACAGGAAGCAAAACTTTCATTGTGTCATGCATGTTACTGTTGTCAGAGGATGACCAACAGAAATAAGAGATATTCACCCTCTATGGAAAAGTTATCAGCGTTCATGAGAAGTTCCTTTTTTAACGGAATAAAAGCAGGTTGTGGTTTTGCCTTCGTTGTGTCTAAACTTTCTGTGCGTAtctaagtttgtgtgtgtttcagtgggtCCGGAATTAAGGGGTTGCACAGGTCTGACTCATTGTGTTCTTATCTAAACCCAAGGCTACACTCATCCCATCAGTTGGCCTGCTGTTCTCTTTTTAGGAACTGCCAAgaagtgtgtgtatgaatgtatgtgtgtgtgtgtgtgtgtgtgtgtgtgtgtgtgtgtgtgtgtgtgtgtgtgtgtgtgtgtgtgtgtgtgtgtgtgtgtgtgtgtgtgtgtgtgtgagagagagagagagagagagtgtgtgtgtttgtgtggtggtAGGGTAACAGTAAAAGGCTTTGAAAATCCATCTGCTAAGACTACCCACAGCTGCTGAGGACACAGGGGACAGTGTGCACTAAGtgttttttacacacacacacacacacacatgcacacacgtacacacgtacacacacaccaggtcTCATGCAATCACTGCTAAAATACTTTGAAGGTTTATTTTCAACCACATAAACCCAGTGCCCAGTGTAACCTTCACAACATGTAGACTTCACACAGACTTGAGCTCTAATTGAAACAGATTTATAATAATCTGAAATCCGACTGTTCAATACTCCACCACCAGGGAACTGCTCTCAGCAGCTCATGTGTTTGACGCTATAAAGAGCCAAGTGCCATCTAGTGGACGTTTGCAGCCCTAACGCTTGCATTCAAAGCAAAGGTGGCTTTAATGGGATCCGATCATAcgttagatttatttattttccttgaaTTCGTTTTATCTTATTGTGCCACGTCAGTAACGGACATTTAAGTATCTTATCTAATGACTTGCCTGGACCAACCAGTAGCTATTCATCtctccattatctataccgcttatcccTCGAGGGTCGTGggaggctggagccaatcccagctgacgttgGCAGAGAGGtagggttacacacacacacacacacacaagcgcaaTTAAGAGTCGCCAATTAACTCAAGCCTAAACTGTGTTTTTCGATTGTGGGAGGAATCTGAAGTCAGACGAATCACCATCgtctttcatttgtattttaacaaaAGGGTCAATAGGACTGAGCGATATAGAAGTGATTTAATTTCGGGTCTTACTTGCGGTCCTCCAGCAGGGACATCTCATGTTTGACCTGGTGGAACTCTCTGGCCATCCTGCAGTGTTCCTTGTACACCT is part of the Paralichthys olivaceus isolate ysfri-2021 chromosome 15, ASM2471397v2, whole genome shotgun sequence genome and encodes:
- the LOC109635671 gene encoding transcription regulator protein BACH1-like, yielding MSLKAMSAPRASVFTFESTVHSSHVLRCLDDQRRRDVLCDVTVVVEGQSFRAHRSVLASCSEYFTQRISSLTQHGAVITLPQEVTAAGFEPLLKFAYTSKLLFGKDNVLEMRTSASVLGFRDLDEACFDFLLPKFFSSTKGPCPRKTCCKKKYKRQLSKTDSCTDSDVVLLDEKEVKPVDDSSSQQEVVWPCRKSESNKLGSQNSAATLDTAAKGANDGFMQSPKYRKFQLACGKDACVVAKSLAAAIRNECGLSCSPCSSGTNSKNETEQTNPAKLRDNRAEERRKTEIHDKKRDVEIGEDEKDTNKRKGTLDDIMKMEEEMEHFAGISSPDRSSVEAVSSGESTRLGERSPGLILHHYLPRASAGGPVMSRSQGQQRLVLDLKDNKKTRESCEEEPVSIFQRAEEQAEAEGERGIMDRATLPANREGSTMGSDEGSSDPDAGRSSNTGSGQLQATSVNWLNIHANLTSRSPDCPFLQDLDQSKCLWKGAGVSECTSHSGVSSLNSGEDSETETEGDSEAYTRERARQVQLPFSVDWIVDLSRNDFQQLLKQQSFTQEQLEFVHDMRRRSKNRQAAQRCRKRKLECIYNLQCEINKLKTEREKLIVEKSQLSQLKVTTGHSVSALCQRVCSEANLQPEQLQVLAKYMSPDCPLTSLFPHIDTLLSQSRLPLP
- the map3k7cl gene encoding MAP3K7 C-terminal-like protein translates to MITSTRRVSPDKSEVRIAFSLDETSDVKDVEDLAKTFPDLEQRLQPVPPCGSLRESVQVYKEHCRMAREFHQVKHEMSLLEDRKRKLLSELVEDEKVAVEIARLEEEFRRLTEENRNLVTVHNERAQQLERLCLSDRTRHDSSS